The following proteins come from a genomic window of Burkholderia stabilis:
- the thpR gene encoding RNA 2',3'-cyclic phosphodiesterase produces MNGDRLRAFVALMPDAASRDALHALPVTRGARRTLPAQLHMTLAFIGAIERERCDALAAHLPELAAAHALPLLPVERIAWWPSLPRARLIVAELEADPACVALNAGLTVLLRELGVPADRRPFRPHVTLARLPHDAVGQPAHGGAPGRPVVLRVEALTLFESRLSHEGVSHRPIVSAPIAQADGHAMR; encoded by the coding sequence ATGAACGGCGACCGGCTCCGTGCGTTCGTCGCGCTGATGCCCGATGCGGCCTCGCGCGACGCGCTGCACGCGTTGCCGGTCACCCGCGGCGCGCGGCGCACGCTGCCCGCGCAACTGCACATGACGCTCGCGTTCATCGGCGCGATCGAACGGGAACGGTGCGACGCGCTCGCCGCGCACCTGCCTGAACTCGCCGCCGCGCATGCGTTGCCGTTGCTGCCGGTCGAGCGGATCGCGTGGTGGCCGAGCCTGCCGCGCGCACGGCTGATCGTCGCGGAGCTCGAGGCCGATCCTGCTTGCGTGGCGCTGAATGCGGGGCTGACGGTGCTGTTGCGCGAACTCGGCGTGCCGGCCGACCGGCGGCCGTTCCGGCCGCACGTGACGCTCGCGCGGCTGCCGCACGATGCGGTCGGGCAGCCCGCGCATGGCGGCGCGCCCGGGCGGCCGGTCGTGCTGCGTGTCGAAGCGCTGACGCTGTTCGAAAGCCGGCTGTCGCACGAAGGCGTGTCGCATCGGCCGATCGTGTCGGCGCCGATCGCGCAGGCGGACGGCCACGCGATGCGGTGA
- a CDS encoding D-amino acid dehydrogenase, producing the protein MHVIVLGAGVIGVATAWHLREAGCDVTVIEREADVAQATSLGNAGVIAPGYVTPWAAPGMPGKILKYLFKPASPLIFRPTLDAAQWRWIARWLRECEFERFRVNKQRMQRIAYYSRACLHAFRERHPFEYGASRGYLQLLRGAFDVEMVQPALKVLRDAGIAFRELDAAGCTAIEPGLRWARQAPVGGIYLPDDEAGDCARFTRELRALCEANGVTFRFRTEIRALDVAGGKVRGVRIAPVEAGSAARRDTPLAADAIVVALGVDSAGLLRPHGIDVPLYPVKGYSATLAVVDDEKAPRAALMDESLKTAITRFGPTLRVAGTAELGNRHAVLRQQALDTLMKVLDDWFPHAADRTSARFWVGRRPMTPDGPPLLGASGIDGLWLNVGHGSTGWAMSMGSGKVLADLVTGREPEIDLSGLTLARYGR; encoded by the coding sequence ATGCACGTGATCGTTCTCGGCGCCGGCGTGATCGGCGTCGCCACCGCCTGGCACCTGCGCGAAGCGGGCTGCGACGTCACCGTGATCGAACGCGAGGCCGACGTCGCGCAGGCGACGAGCCTCGGCAACGCGGGCGTGATCGCGCCCGGCTACGTGACGCCATGGGCCGCGCCCGGCATGCCCGGCAAGATTCTCAAATACCTGTTCAAGCCCGCATCGCCGCTGATCTTCCGGCCGACGCTCGATGCCGCGCAGTGGCGCTGGATCGCGCGCTGGCTGCGCGAATGCGAGTTCGAGCGGTTCCGCGTGAACAAGCAGCGGATGCAGCGCATCGCGTATTACAGCCGCGCATGCCTGCATGCGTTTCGCGAGCGTCATCCGTTCGAGTACGGCGCGAGCCGCGGCTACCTGCAACTGCTGCGCGGCGCATTCGACGTCGAGATGGTGCAGCCCGCGCTGAAGGTGCTGCGCGATGCCGGCATCGCGTTTCGCGAACTCGACGCGGCCGGCTGCACGGCGATCGAGCCGGGCCTGCGCTGGGCGCGGCAGGCACCGGTCGGCGGCATCTACCTGCCCGACGACGAAGCCGGCGATTGCGCGCGCTTCACGCGCGAGCTGCGGGCGCTGTGTGAAGCGAACGGCGTGACGTTCCGCTTTCGCACCGAGATTCGCGCGCTCGATGTCGCGGGTGGCAAGGTGCGCGGCGTGCGGATCGCCCCCGTCGAAGCAGGCTCGGCCGCGCGGCGCGACACCCCGCTCGCCGCCGACGCGATCGTCGTCGCGCTCGGCGTCGACAGCGCCGGCCTGCTGAGGCCGCACGGGATCGACGTGCCGCTGTATCCGGTGAAGGGGTACTCGGCGACGCTCGCGGTCGTCGACGACGAAAAAGCCCCGCGCGCCGCACTGATGGACGAATCGCTGAAGACGGCGATCACGCGCTTCGGCCCGACGCTGCGCGTCGCGGGCACGGCCGAACTCGGCAACCGGCACGCGGTGCTGCGGCAGCAGGCGCTCGATACGCTGATGAAGGTGCTCGACGACTGGTTCCCGCACGCGGCCGATCGTACTTCGGCGCGCTTCTGGGTCGGCCGCCGGCCGATGACGCCCGACGGGCCGCCGCTGCTGGGCGCGAGCGGAATCGACGGGCTCTGGCTCAACGTCGGCCACGGCTCGACCGGCTGGGCGATGTCGATGGGTTCGGGAAAGGTGCTGGCGGATCTCGTCACGGGACGCGAGCCGGAAATCGATCTGTCGGGCCTGACGCTCGCGCGTTATGGGCGGTAG
- a CDS encoding MFS transporter — protein sequence MQAFQWFTELSTRERRTLYAGFGGYAVDAFDFMIYSFLIPTLIATWGMTKSEAGMIATSSLISSAIGGWAAGILADRYGRVRVLQWTIATFALFTCLSGFTHSFWQLLATRTLQGFGFGGEWSVVTIMMAETIRSPEHRAKAVGTVQSSWSFGWAAAAILYWAFFALLPEQVAWRACFWIGIAPALWILYIRRNVSDPDIYTATRRARDEGRVSGHFLEIFAPQHLRATLFGSTLCTGMLGGYYAITTWLPTYLKTVRHLSVFNTSGYLVVLIVGSFVGYVVGAILSDRLGRRASFILFAIGSFSLGMAYTMLPITDTAMLLLGFPLGIVVQGIFAGIGAYLSELYPGAIRGSGQGFCYNLGRGLGSFFPILVGSLSQSMSLVKAIGLVAGGGYLLVIVAALVLPETRGKSLVDDPAIAS from the coding sequence CCGAATTGTCGACACGCGAGCGCAGGACGCTGTACGCCGGCTTCGGCGGCTATGCGGTCGATGCGTTCGACTTCATGATCTATTCGTTCCTGATTCCGACGCTGATCGCCACCTGGGGCATGACGAAGAGCGAAGCCGGGATGATCGCGACGAGTTCGCTGATCTCGTCGGCGATCGGCGGCTGGGCCGCCGGCATCCTCGCCGACCGTTACGGCCGCGTGCGCGTGCTGCAGTGGACGATCGCGACGTTCGCGCTGTTCACGTGCCTGTCCGGTTTCACGCATTCGTTCTGGCAGCTCCTCGCGACGCGCACGCTGCAGGGTTTCGGTTTCGGCGGCGAATGGTCGGTCGTCACGATCATGATGGCCGAGACGATCCGCTCGCCCGAGCATCGGGCGAAAGCGGTCGGCACCGTGCAGAGCAGCTGGTCGTTCGGCTGGGCCGCGGCCGCGATTCTCTACTGGGCGTTCTTCGCGCTGCTGCCCGAGCAAGTCGCGTGGCGCGCATGCTTCTGGATCGGCATCGCGCCCGCGCTGTGGATCCTCTACATCCGCCGCAACGTCAGCGATCCCGACATCTACACGGCCACGCGCCGCGCGCGCGACGAAGGCCGCGTGTCGGGCCACTTCCTCGAGATCTTCGCGCCGCAGCACCTGCGCGCGACGCTGTTCGGCAGCACGCTCTGCACCGGGATGCTCGGCGGCTACTACGCGATCACGACGTGGCTGCCCACCTACCTGAAAACCGTCCGCCACCTGTCGGTGTTCAACACGAGCGGCTATCTCGTCGTGCTGATCGTCGGCTCGTTCGTCGGCTACGTGGTCGGCGCGATCCTGTCCGACCGGCTCGGCCGCCGCGCGTCGTTCATCCTGTTCGCGATCGGCTCGTTCTCGCTCGGCATGGCCTACACGATGCTGCCGATCACCGATACCGCGATGCTGCTGCTCGGCTTCCCGCTCGGCATCGTCGTGCAGGGGATCTTCGCGGGCATCGGCGCCTACCTGTCGGAGCTGTATCCGGGCGCGATCCGCGGCTCGGGCCAGGGCTTCTGCTACAACCTCGGGCGCGGGCTCGGGTCGTTCTTCCCGATCCTCGTCGGCTCGCTGTCGCAGTCGATGTCGCTCGTGAAAGCGATCGGCCTCGTCGCGGGCGGCGGTTACCTGCTCGTGATCGTCGCCGCGCTCGTGCTGCCGGAAACGCGCGGCAAGTCGCTCGTCGACGATCCGGCCATCGCGTCCTGA